Proteins encoded together in one Triticum dicoccoides isolate Atlit2015 ecotype Zavitan chromosome 7B, WEW_v2.0, whole genome shotgun sequence window:
- the LOC119338968 gene encoding probable F-box protein At1g65740: MELPSPDWSELPSDVLGVVVGKLEFPDVFRFSAVCTSWHASGRRVRRDGYYSRPQTPCLLYTTASDRSGAAELYSLTDRKAYAVRLPDPPIQDRYIIGSSHGWLVTADARSELHLLNPATGEQLRLPSITTIEQVRPLLDEAGNLDRYELFHYDGRRPRGCTDLRAFFYLKAIVSSDPSRGRGDYTVMLMHHPENQLSFARAGDKHWTWVKFDNSIWFADCIYHAGVFYAQTFTGAIHAIDVGRDSFTHGLILKKSIPRFCNVYIVRTPEGDILQLLRITSTVEKRERTATIEVYKVNLEKQGVGPIDSLGDNAVFIGTSYSSCLPVKDYPQLMPNHIYCDDDDEYWLREKDGCRDVGVYDFEEDHVNDLVSPQPWLNWPPPIWITPSFTKIVKVG, translated from the exons ATGGAGCTGCCGTCTCCAGACTGGTCGGAGCTGCCGTCCGACGTCCTCGGGGTCGTAGTGGGAAAGCTCGAATTCCCGGACGTCTTCCGCTTCTCTGCGGTCTGCACCTCCTGGCATGCCAGCGGCCGCCGCGTACGTCGTGACGGCTACTACTCGCGCCCCCAGACGCCCTGTCTCCTCTACACCACAGCCTCCGACAGAAGCGGCGCCGCTGAGCTCTACAGCCTCACCGACAGGAAGGCGTACGCGGTGCGGTTGCCCGACCCACCCATCCAGGACCGCTACATCATCGGGTCGTCCCACGGCTG GCTCGTCACCGCCGACGCCCGCTCCGAACTCCACCTCCTCAACCCGGCCACCGGCGAGCAGCTACGGCTCCCGTCCATCACAACCATCGAGCAGGTGAGGCCACTCTTGGACGAAGCTGGTAACCTGGACAGGTACGAGCTTTTCCACTACGATGGCC gccgtccccgcggttgcaccgacctgCGAGCC TTCTTCTACCTGAAAGCCATCGTCTCCTCCGACCCTTCGCGTGGGCGTGGGGACTACACGGTGATGCTGATGCACCACCCAGAGAACCAGCTCTCGTTTGCAAGAGCCGGCGACAAGCATTGGACCTGGGTCAAATTCGACAACAGCATATGGTTCGCCGACTGCATCTACCACGCCGGCGTGTTCTACGCGCAGACCTTCACCGGGGCCATTCACGCCATCGACGTCGGTCGCGACTCGTTCACCCATGGACTGATCCTGAAGAAATCCATCCCCAGGTTCTGCAACGTCTACATAGTGCGCACCCCGGAGGGTGACATCCTTCAGCTGCTGAGGATCACATCAACCGTTGAGAAGCGGGAGCGAACCGCCACGATTGAAGTTTACAAGGTTAACTTGGAGAAACAGGGTGTCGGGCCCATCGATAGCTTGGGGGACAATGCGGTTTTCATAGGGACCAGTTACTCGTCCTGCCTGCCCGTGAAGGATTATCCGCAGCTGATGCCAAACCACATATATTGCGATGACGACGATGAGTACTGGCTTCGTGAAAAAGATGGCTGCCGAGATGTTGGAGTGTACGATTTTGAAGAAGACCATGTGAACGATCTAGTATCTCCACAACCATGGCTTAATTGGCCGCCTCCAATTTGGATTACTCCAAGTTTTACAAAAATTGTGAAGGTAGGATAG
- the LOC119340002 gene encoding F-box protein At5g49610-like produces MAEAAVGGPHLPEEIVTWEILIRLPPKPLVRCRAVCRSWHRRLTSDAKFLFAHHRRQPSLPLVTTEDTHERRIDALDHSTGERRPVARAARTAADEHFDVLASCDGLLILVAYGGVYICNPATRQHAPLPLLHVYCIAGLYFHRPSGSYRVLCCLKTTEDGQFRAVYQVYTLGSGDLRCIRKALEPWTSGDLARAMPMMVSFQPHVLAGGRLYWQPIKLPGAGGNGKVNNMLVFDTMAESFQHLLSPVEGAFLEPFEMNGTLGLYDYHGSTADLWVLEDHESWAWSLKHRIKLQVMAFSLVPDIQGGVLLLSENEESGLLWQYLQHVSGADGSISTRYEWSAYLKLRRHRLRESLVQHSFFSMEGNNGGGVDGKPLFDGLSTVKVLTADISELH; encoded by the coding sequence ATGGCAGAAGCGGCCGTCGGCGGGCCTCACCTCCCTGAGGAGATCGTCACCTGGGAGATTCTCATCCGCCTGCCGCCGAAGCCCCTCGTCCGCTGCCGCGCCGTCTGCCGCTCCTGGCACCGCCGCCTCACCTCCGACGCCAAATTCCTCTTCGCCCACCACCGCCGCCAGCCCTCGCTCCCGCTCGTCACCACCGAAGACACCCATGAAAGAAGGATCGACGCCCTCGACCACAGCACCGGCGAGCGGCGCCCCGTCGCGCGGGCGGCCCGGACCGCAGCCGACGAGCACTTCGATGTGCTCGCCTCCTGCGACGGCCTCCTTATCCTCGTCGCCTACGGCGGCGTCTACATCTGCAACCCGGCGACTCGCCAGCACGCGCCCCTCCCGCTGCTTCACGTCTACTGCATCGCCGGGTTATACTTCCACCGCCCGTCGGGGTCCTACCGAGTTCTGTGCTGCTTGAAGACAACCGAGGACGGCCAGTTCCGTGCCGTATACCAGGTGTACACACTCGGGTCCGGCGACCTCAGGTGCATCAGGAAGGCTCTCGAGCCGTGGACGTCCGGAGATCTAGCGCGGGCGATGCCGATGATGGTGTCATTTCAACCGCACGTCCTGGCAGGCGGCAGGCTTTACTGGCAGCCCATTAAGTTGCCTGGTGCTGGTGGCAACGGCAAGGTGAACAACATGCTGGTGTTCGACACCATGGCCGAGTCCTTCCAGCATCTGCTTTCGCCAGTCGAGGGCGCCTTTCTTGAGCCGTTTGAGATGAACGGCACTCTTGGATTGTACGACTACCATGGCAGCACGGCTGATCTCTGGGTTCTAGAGGATCACGAGAGCTGGGCCTGGTCGTTGAAGCACCGGATCAAGTTGCAGGTGATGGCCTTCTCTCTGGTGCCGGACATCCAAGGAGGCGTGCTCCTTCTTTCTGAAAATGAGGAATCAGGCCTTCTATGGCAATATCTGCAGCATGTTTCTGGTGCCGATGGTAGTATCTCCACACGGTATGAATGGAGCGCTTATCTGAAGCTTAGGAGACATAGGCTCAGAGAAAGTCTTGTTCAGCATTCCTTCTTCTCGATGGAAGGTAACAATGGTGGTGGTGTGGATGGAAAACCGTTGTTCGATGGGTTGTCAACTGTGAAGGTGCTTACTGCTGATATTTCGGAGCTGCACTAA